From a region of the Pirellulales bacterium genome:
- the ribA gene encoding GTP cyclohydrolase II: MSTRFSSIEKAVAAIAAGRLVIVVDAEDRENEGDFICAAEKATPETVNFMITHGRGQVCMPLLPEACERLKLGPMVETNTAPLGTAFTVPVDHRTAKTGITAQERATTIRALVDPHSTPADFVRPGHLFPLIAKEGGVLRRAGHTEAAVDLARLAGLSPAGVLCEILDAYGNRADREALFGLAAQHHLEIISIEELIRFRRRSEKLVYRLNEPARLPTRYGQFEIIAYGVRYESQEPIVLVMGDLSKVTAPLVRLHSSCFTGDLLSSLRCDCGDQLQMALQMIGNEGAGVLVYLPQEGRGIGLIEKLKAYRLQDEGLDTVEANLALGYKADTRDYGVGIQLLKDLGLTKVRLLTNNPKKTDAFIYGGFDLQVVDQVPILPPINEHNAGYLATKREKMGHQLPE, encoded by the coding sequence ATGTCTACCCGCTTCTCTTCGATCGAAAAAGCCGTAGCGGCGATTGCCGCCGGCCGCCTCGTCATCGTGGTCGACGCCGAGGATCGCGAGAACGAAGGAGACTTCATCTGTGCGGCCGAGAAAGCAACGCCCGAGACCGTCAACTTCATGATAACGCACGGTCGCGGGCAGGTGTGCATGCCGCTCTTGCCCGAGGCCTGCGAGCGGCTGAAGCTGGGGCCGATGGTCGAAACGAACACGGCTCCCTTGGGCACGGCTTTTACCGTGCCGGTGGATCACCGCACGGCCAAGACCGGCATCACGGCGCAGGAACGGGCCACCACGATTCGTGCGCTCGTGGATCCGCACAGCACTCCGGCCGATTTCGTCCGGCCGGGCCACTTGTTTCCGTTGATCGCCAAGGAAGGGGGCGTGCTGCGCCGCGCCGGCCACACCGAGGCCGCCGTCGATCTCGCGCGGCTGGCGGGGCTATCGCCAGCGGGCGTGTTGTGTGAAATCCTCGACGCCTATGGCAATCGGGCCGACCGCGAGGCGCTGTTCGGCCTGGCCGCGCAGCATCATTTGGAAATCATTTCGATCGAAGAGTTGATTCGCTTCCGCCGCCGCAGCGAGAAGCTGGTTTATCGATTGAACGAGCCGGCGCGCTTGCCGACGCGGTACGGCCAATTCGAGATCATCGCCTATGGCGTACGCTACGAAAGCCAGGAGCCGATCGTGCTGGTGATGGGCGACCTGTCGAAGGTCACGGCACCGCTCGTGCGCTTGCACTCGTCTTGCTTCACCGGCGATCTGCTCAGCTCGCTGCGCTGCGATTGCGGCGACCAGTTGCAGATGGCGTTGCAAATGATCGGCAACGAAGGAGCCGGCGTGCTGGTCTACTTGCCCCAGGAAGGGCGCGGCATCGGACTGATCGAAAAACTCAAAGCTTATCGCCTGCAGGACGAGGGGCTCGACACGGTCGAGGCCAACCTGGCGCTGGGCTACAAGGCCGACACCCGCGACTACGGCGTGGGCATTCAATTGCTCAAGGATCTGGGGCTGACCAAGGTCCGACTCTTGACCAACAACCCCAAAAAGACCGACGCCTTCATCTACGGCGGCTTCGATCTGCAGGTCGTCGATCAGGTGCCGATTTTGCCGCCTATCAACGAGCATAACGCCGGCTATCTGGCCACGAAGCGCGAGAAAATGGGGCATCAGCTCCCCGAGTGA